TCAGTCCAGATTCTGCCCGTCATTTTCAATCGTGATTGCTCCGCAATACAGGCAGGCATTGGTACAATGCTCCAGCAAGGCGGGCTGTCCCTCGACGAGCACATCCTGCTTGCCCCCAATCCAGGGTCGAAGAATAACTGGAACACAAGGCGCCTTCTTCACACCGAAAATGTCCACCATCTGGCTATTTTGCACCGCCGGATTCGCTGGGCTAAAACAATTACCAAACCCGGATATATGAACTCCCGGTTCGTGATCCCCCACATTCATCTGGGCCTTGTCCTTGATATAAACACCGTGGCTAAGCGGACGCTTGAGCCGGGTGGGTTGTGTACCGCAATTGCATTTCAAAATAGCCCCTGCAACCACATATCCTTTTTTTGCACCTGATCCGGCCTGAATGGTCATGGATGCTTTTTCTTTTGCCATGGTCTGCTTCCTCCGTCAATTCGTTTTGACTTCGCTGCCAACGACCGATGTGTCACCACCGAGTGTAATATGGCTGCTGCGGCTGGACAGGTTGATTTCCTGACCGGCGGAAATAGTCACCTTTTGCCCCGCTTCCATATGGATGTTGCCGCCTGCCGAAAAATGAATATCTTTGTTGCTCACCATATGTATACCGTCGCCTTGATTCAGCTTGATGAAAACAGCACCATCCTTGCCGGTGATTACCACCTCGTCCGGTGTCAAACGGATTTCCTTACCATGTGGCGTCCGGAATATTTTTACGTCCGGCTGCTTCAAATGATTGTGACCACCATCCCCTCGATCCTGCCGGGCCGAGCTACTGGCGATACCCTCGTCATCATGTTGGTTCGGGAAATAAATACGTACTTTATCCCCCAGCTCAGGCATCACATACCAGCCACTATGCCCCTCTGCACTATACCCTGTTGCATAAGGAAACCAGTGGGCTGTATTTTTGTCCTGCTCCGGATCAATATCCAGATGTGCTTTAACCCGATCGCGTTCGACAGCGATCACTTTCCCCTCCAGAGACAGACCCGTCAGTTGCTCGTTATAATACGTTTTCTGTCGCAACCCCTTATGCGTCGTCAAGGTATATGTGTGCAGCAAGACTCCCTGGGTCATACGAGTTTGTGCCTCGTATACATATAGCGTTTTGCCACGGAATTGGATTTCATTGCCCAGTTCCAGCACCTGCTCTGTTTCAACGGTATAATCGAGAAAATCCTGCTCATCCACCGAAGCTGTATCATTGCCTGCAAAGTAGCGATATGCCGAGATTCTTTTGCTTACCGTGTAATGATAATTGTCCAGTTGAACGGCTGTTCCGCTTTCCTCAATGCCAAAATAGAACTTTGGGGTATCAAATATGGCCGCGGGCATAAGGGAGGTATGGTAATAGGAAGCCAGTCGCTTGAGAAAAGCCCAATCAGTCTCGCGGTACTGCACCCACATCCGCCCGATCGACGCTCCCCCGGTGGCCGAATCCATGATGTCCAAGCTAGGATAAAGAAGCGAAATACGACGCAGCAGTTCATCCACCTTCATATTTTTGTCCTGAAAAGAACGGCTTTGGGGCCGTACATCCAGCCTGTAGGTATGCGACACAGCCTCTACCTCCAGGTAGTACACATCTCGTACCGCCTTCACTTCAATCGCCAGCACTGTTCCGCTAAACAAGGGAACCTCCGTGCCATCCTCTGCCAGCTGTGAGATTCCGACAGGTGAGTCAAATTGGGTCATATCCACATACGTGTCCTTTAGTTCCTCAGGCACGACAGCGGTAAAACGAAGCCGGGTATGGTCATTCAGACGCTTGACCAGATAAAGCTCCTGTACATTAACAAGCTGATAAGGCGTGATTTTGAGATTAGAATAGGTGGTGCTTATCTGCTCCATGCTTCTCCTCCTTCGGCCTCACTGGGCAGGATTTTTAGTGTGGTCATCATACGTTGAGCGACCGGACGCCATGTATCCATACGTTCCTCCGTACAGTTAAATGAGCATATAAGAGCCTGCCCTTCCAGAGCTGTAAAAA
This DNA window, taken from Paenibacillus kribbensis, encodes the following:
- a CDS encoding DUF4280 domain-containing protein, with the translated sequence MAKEKASMTIQAGSGAKKGYVVAGAILKCNCGTQPTRLKRPLSHGVYIKDKAQMNVGDHEPGVHISGFGNCFSPANPAVQNSQMVDIFGVKKAPCVPVILRPWIGGKQDVLVEGQPALLEHCTNACLYCGAITIENDGQNLD